From bacterium, the proteins below share one genomic window:
- a CDS encoding cold shock domain-containing protein, translating to MDMERGVVKWFDSRMGYGFVVDESGRDVFLHRRVLRGAGRRRLDPGEIVEYEAESTPRGTKITHLIVPEQPRKEPP from the coding sequence ATGGATATGGAGCGGGGCGTCGTCAAGTGGTTCGACAGTCGAATGGGCTACGGCTTCGTGGTTGATGAGAGCGGGCGTGACGTCTTCTTGCACCGCCGGGTGCTCCGCGGCGCCGGCCGGCGGCGGTTGGATCCAGGGGAAATCGTCGAGTACGAAGCCGAGAGCACACCCCGGGGAACCAAGATCACTCACCTCATCGTCCCTGAGCAGCCGCGGAAGGAACCGCCGTAG